In a single window of the Streptomyces sp. NBC_00285 genome:
- a CDS encoding ABC transporter permease translates to MSETTHDGKVATSVSASPAQGPTAAQLAERHGLSVSGARPSLVAYVRQLWARRHFILAFSRAKLTAQYSQAKLGQLWQVATPLLNAAVYFFIFGVILNASRGMSKDVYIPFLVTGVFVFTFTQSSVMAGVRAISGNLGLVRALHFPRASLPISFALQQLQQLLFSMVVLFAVAIGFGHYPDLSWALIVPVLALQFLFNTGLALIMARAGAKTPDLAQLMPFVMRTWMYASGVMFSIPIMLADKPQWVATVLQWNPAALYMDLMRFALIDEYGAENLPDHVWAAAVGWAALFALGGFVYFWKAEERYGRG, encoded by the coding sequence TTGAGTGAGACAACGCACGACGGCAAGGTCGCGACCAGCGTGTCCGCGTCGCCCGCCCAGGGCCCGACGGCCGCGCAGCTCGCCGAGCGGCACGGACTGTCCGTGAGCGGCGCCCGGCCCTCGCTCGTCGCATACGTACGCCAGCTCTGGGCCCGGCGTCACTTCATCCTCGCGTTCTCGCGGGCGAAGCTGACCGCCCAGTACAGCCAGGCCAAGCTCGGCCAGCTGTGGCAGGTGGCGACCCCGCTGCTGAACGCCGCCGTGTACTTCTTCATCTTCGGCGTCATCCTGAACGCCAGCCGGGGCATGTCGAAGGACGTGTACATCCCGTTCCTCGTGACGGGTGTCTTCGTGTTCACCTTCACGCAGAGCTCGGTCATGGCGGGCGTGCGCGCCATCTCCGGCAACCTCGGCCTCGTCCGCGCGCTGCACTTCCCGCGCGCCTCGCTGCCGATCTCCTTCGCGCTCCAGCAGCTCCAGCAGCTGCTGTTCTCGATGGTCGTGCTGTTCGCCGTGGCCATCGGCTTCGGCCACTACCCCGACCTGTCCTGGGCGCTCATCGTCCCGGTGCTGGCCCTGCAGTTCCTCTTCAACACCGGCCTGGCGCTGATCATGGCCCGCGCGGGTGCCAAGACGCCCGACCTGGCACAGCTCATGCCGTTCGTGATGCGTACCTGGATGTACGCCTCCGGCGTGATGTTCTCGATCCCGATCATGCTGGCCGACAAGCCGCAGTGGGTCGCCACGGTTCTCCAGTGGAACCCGGCGGCCCTCTACATGGACCTGATGCGCTTCGCGCTCATCGACGAGTACGGCGCCGAGAACCTGCCCGACCACGTCTGGGCGGCCGCGGTCGGCTGGGCGGCGCTCTTCGCGCTCGGTGGCTTCGTGTACTTCTGGAAGGCTGAGGAGAGGTACGGCCGTGGCTGA
- a CDS encoding ABC transporter ATP-binding protein, producing the protein MAEQITDEQVPTVIADELHIVYRVNGAKTGKGSATSALSRILKRGEERGVRKVHAVRGVSFVAYKGEAIGLIGSNGSGKSTLLRAIAGLLPAESGCVYTHGQPSLLGVNAALMNDLTGERNVILGGLAMGMSREQVKERYQEIVDFSGINEKGDFITLPMRTYSSGMAARLRFSIAAAKDHDVLMIDEALATGDRSFQRRSEERIRELRKHAGTVFLVSHNNKSIRDTCDRVLWLERGELRMDGPTDEVIQEYEKFTGK; encoded by the coding sequence GTGGCTGAGCAGATCACCGACGAGCAGGTCCCCACGGTCATCGCGGACGAACTGCACATCGTCTACCGCGTCAACGGCGCCAAGACCGGCAAGGGCAGTGCCACCTCCGCCCTGAGCCGCATCCTCAAGCGCGGCGAGGAGCGCGGTGTGCGCAAGGTGCACGCCGTCCGGGGTGTCTCCTTCGTCGCCTACAAGGGCGAGGCGATCGGCCTGATCGGTTCCAACGGTTCCGGCAAGTCGACGCTGCTGCGCGCGATCGCGGGCCTTCTGCCCGCCGAGAGCGGCTGTGTCTACACCCACGGTCAGCCTTCCCTCCTCGGCGTGAACGCGGCGCTGATGAACGACCTCACCGGCGAGCGGAACGTCATCCTGGGCGGCCTCGCCATGGGCATGTCCCGGGAGCAGGTCAAGGAGCGCTACCAGGAGATCGTCGACTTCTCCGGGATCAACGAGAAGGGCGACTTCATCACCCTTCCGATGCGGACGTACTCCTCCGGCATGGCGGCCCGGCTGCGCTTCTCCATCGCCGCCGCCAAGGACCACGACGTCCTCATGATCGACGAGGCCCTGGCCACCGGCGACCGCTCCTTCCAGAGGCGTTCGGAGGAGCGCATCCGCGAACTGCGCAAGCACGCGGGCACGGTGTTTCTCGTCAGTCACAACAACAAGTCGATCCGTGACACCTGCGACCGGGTGCTGTGGCTGGAGCGCGGCGAACTGCGCATGGACGGCCCGACCGACGAGGTCATCCAGGAGTACGAGAAGTTCACGGGCAAGTAG
- the hpnC gene encoding squalene synthase HpnC — translation MTETGTARAGDPERGTLDKAAGENFPVAPFFLPKDWRTDLMAVYGFARLVDDIGDGDLAPGGADAELLGVSPEEAEDRLILLDAFEADLNRVFSGEPRHPLLRRLRPTVRRRALTPEPFLGLIAANRQDQLVTRYETYDDLLAYCELSANPVGRLVLAVTGTSTPERIRLSDAICTALQIVEHLQDVAEDLGRDRIYLPAEDMKRFHVQEADLATKTAGASVRALVAYEAQRARELLNEGAPLVGSVHGRLKLLLAGFVAGGRAAIRAIAAAEYDVLPGPPKPGRIQLLREVGVTLRGKG, via the coding sequence GTGACGGAAACTGGTACGGCCCGCGCCGGTGATCCGGAGCGTGGCACGCTCGACAAGGCCGCGGGGGAGAACTTCCCCGTGGCTCCGTTCTTCCTGCCCAAGGACTGGCGCACCGACCTCATGGCCGTCTACGGGTTCGCCCGCCTTGTCGACGACATCGGCGACGGCGACCTGGCCCCCGGCGGTGCCGACGCGGAGCTGCTCGGCGTGTCGCCCGAGGAGGCCGAGGACCGGCTGATCCTCCTCGACGCCTTCGAGGCCGACCTGAACCGGGTCTTCTCCGGAGAGCCCCGCCACCCCCTGCTGCGCCGCCTCCGGCCGACCGTCCGCCGTCGCGCCCTCACTCCTGAGCCTTTCCTCGGCCTGATCGCCGCCAACCGTCAGGACCAGTTGGTCACGCGCTACGAGACCTACGACGACCTGCTCGCCTACTGCGAGCTGTCCGCCAATCCCGTCGGCCGTCTCGTGCTCGCCGTCACCGGCACCTCGACCCCCGAGCGGATCCGGCTCTCCGACGCGATCTGCACCGCCCTCCAGATCGTCGAACACCTCCAGGACGTCGCCGAGGACCTCGGCCGCGACCGGATCTATCTGCCCGCCGAGGACATGAAACGCTTTCACGTCCAGGAGGCGGATCTCGCCACGAAAACCGCGGGCGCATCGGTGCGCGCACTGGTTGCATACGAAGCACAACGCGCTCGCGAACTCCTGAATGAAGGCGCCCCTCTGGTGGGTAGCGTCCACGGCAGGTTGAAGCTGCTGCTCGCAGGGTTCGTGGCGGGGGGAAGGGCGGCGATCCGCGCGATCGCCGCCGCCGAATACGACGTACTTCCCGGCCCGCCCAAGCCCGGCAGGATCCAGCTGCTGCGCGAAGTGGGCGTCACTCTGCGAGGAAAGGGGTGA
- the hpnD gene encoding presqualene diphosphate synthase HpnD — protein MIRTVESSPPASAPVLAAYSYCEAVTGQQARNFAYGIRLLPTSKRRAMSALYAFSRRVDDIGDGALADEVKTARLEDTRAMLARVRDGSVDEDDTDPVAVALAHAAETFPIPLGGLDELIDGVLMDVRGETYETWDDLKVYCRCVAGAIGRLSLGVFGPEPGARAAERAPEYADTLGLALQLTNILRDVREDAEGGRIYLPADDLAKFGCSAGFKGSQPPEGADFAGLVHFEVRRARALFAEGYRLLPMLDRRSGACVAAMAGIYRRLLDRIERDPEAVLRGRVALPGREKAYVAVRGLSGLDARHVTRRTVRRRA, from the coding sequence GTGATCCGGACCGTGGAGTCATCACCACCCGCGTCCGCACCGGTACTCGCCGCCTACAGCTACTGCGAGGCAGTCACCGGGCAGCAGGCCCGGAACTTCGCGTACGGCATCAGGCTGCTGCCGACATCCAAGCGGCGCGCGATGTCCGCGCTCTACGCGTTCTCACGGCGCGTCGACGACATCGGCGACGGTGCGCTGGCGGACGAGGTCAAGACCGCGAGACTCGAGGACACCCGGGCGATGCTGGCCCGGGTGCGCGACGGCTCGGTCGACGAGGACGACACCGATCCGGTGGCCGTCGCCCTCGCCCACGCCGCCGAGACCTTCCCGATCCCGCTCGGCGGCCTGGACGAACTGATCGACGGCGTCCTCATGGACGTACGCGGCGAGACCTACGAGACCTGGGACGACCTGAAGGTGTACTGCCGCTGTGTGGCGGGCGCCATCGGGCGGCTCTCGCTCGGCGTGTTCGGCCCGGAACCCGGGGCGCGCGCTGCCGAACGCGCGCCGGAGTACGCCGACACGCTCGGGCTCGCGCTCCAGTTGACCAACATCCTCCGGGACGTCCGTGAGGACGCCGAGGGCGGGCGCATCTACCTGCCCGCCGACGACCTCGCGAAGTTCGGCTGCTCGGCCGGCTTCAAGGGGTCACAACCACCCGAGGGCGCCGACTTCGCGGGCCTCGTGCACTTCGAAGTGCGACGGGCCCGCGCTCTTTTCGCCGAGGGCTACCGGCTGCTCCCCATGCTCGACCGGCGCAGCGGTGCCTGTGTCGCCGCCATGGCCGGCATCTACCGCCGGCTGCTCGACCGCATCGAGCGCGACCCCGAGGCGGTGCTGCGCGGCCGCGTCGCGCTGCCCGGGCGTGAGAAGGCGTATGTCGCCGTCCGCGGCCTGTCCGGGCTGGACGCACGGCATGTGACCCGGCGGACCGTCAGGAGGCGTGCCTGA
- a CDS encoding DUF6380 family protein produces the protein MGSVDNSVQGDATGEKWHATLRSGTASLTATVGRVHLEHRGGRAGEGVR, from the coding sequence ATGGGCAGTGTGGACAATTCGGTCCAAGGTGATGCCACCGGAGAAAAGTGGCACGCAACCCTCCGCTCCGGGACGGCGTCCCTGACTGCAACGGTCGGCCGCGTACATCTCGAACACCGCGGCGGCCGCGCAGGGGAGGGTGTGCGATGA
- the hpnE gene encoding hydroxysqualene dehydroxylase HpnE: MTDGHQSARYAVVIGGGLAGITAALALADAGVRVTLLEGRPRLGGLAFSFQRGELTVDNGQHVYLRCCTAYRWFLDRIEGTALAPLQNRLDVPVLDVARPEGRRLGRLRRDALPVPLHLGRSLATYPHLSLAERARVGRAALALKGLDLADPSLDAQDFGSWLTAHGQSARAVEALWDLVGVATLNAVAGDASLGLAAMVFKTGLLSDPGAADIGWAHVPLGELHDRLARKALDSAGVRTEVRTRVTSISTDENGSWSVQVPGQTLRADAVVLAVAPNEAADLLPEGALDSPENLREIGTAPILNIHVVYDRKVLDKPFFAALGTPVQWVFDRTDASGLREGQYLALSQSAAHDDIDKPVAELRERYLPELERLLPLARGAQVQDFFVTRERTATFAPAPGVGRLRPGARTKAPGLYLAGAWTATGWPATMESAVRSGVSAADAALSVLGRPRPARLFEFEEVA; encoded by the coding sequence ATGACCGACGGGCATCAGTCCGCGCGGTACGCCGTCGTGATCGGGGGCGGGCTCGCCGGCATCACCGCCGCGCTCGCGCTCGCCGATGCCGGAGTGCGCGTCACCCTGCTCGAAGGCAGGCCACGCCTGGGCGGCCTCGCCTTCTCCTTCCAGCGCGGAGAACTGACCGTCGACAACGGACAGCACGTCTATCTGCGTTGCTGCACCGCCTACCGCTGGTTCCTCGATCGCATCGAGGGGACGGCGCTGGCGCCGCTGCAGAATCGTCTCGACGTACCCGTACTCGACGTGGCCCGGCCCGAGGGCCGACGGCTCGGCAGACTACGGCGCGACGCGCTGCCGGTGCCCCTGCATCTGGGGCGCAGCCTCGCGACCTATCCGCATCTCTCGCTCGCCGAGCGGGCCAGGGTGGGGCGTGCCGCGCTCGCTCTCAAGGGGCTCGACCTCGCCGATCCGAGCCTGGACGCACAGGACTTCGGCAGCTGGCTGACCGCGCACGGTCAGTCGGCGCGTGCCGTCGAGGCCCTGTGGGACCTGGTCGGGGTCGCCACCCTCAACGCGGTCGCGGGCGACGCCTCGCTGGGGCTCGCCGCGATGGTGTTCAAGACCGGTCTGCTGTCCGACCCGGGCGCGGCCGACATCGGCTGGGCGCATGTCCCGCTGGGTGAACTGCACGACCGGCTCGCTCGCAAGGCGCTCGACTCCGCGGGCGTGCGTACCGAGGTCCGTACACGCGTCACCTCCATCTCTACTGACGAGAACGGCAGTTGGAGCGTTCAGGTTCCCGGACAGACGCTCCGCGCCGACGCCGTGGTCCTCGCCGTCGCCCCGAACGAGGCCGCTGACCTGCTGCCGGAGGGCGCGCTCGACTCCCCGGAAAATCTCCGGGAGATCGGCACCGCCCCGATTCTCAACATCCATGTCGTCTACGACCGCAAGGTCCTCGACAAGCCGTTCTTCGCGGCCCTGGGCACCCCGGTGCAGTGGGTCTTCGACCGCACCGACGCCTCCGGACTGCGCGAGGGCCAGTACCTCGCCCTGTCCCAGTCGGCCGCGCACGACGACATCGACAAACCCGTGGCGGAGCTGCGCGAGCGCTATCTGCCCGAGCTGGAGCGGCTGCTGCCCCTCGCGCGCGGCGCGCAGGTGCAGGACTTCTTCGTGACCCGGGAGCGCACGGCGACGTTCGCTCCGGCCCCCGGCGTCGGACGGCTGCGGCCCGGCGCCCGTACGAAAGCCCCCGGCCTCTACCTGGCCGGCGCGTGGACCGCCACAGGGTGGCCCGCGACCATGGAAAGTGCGGTCCGCAGTGGCGTGAGTGCGGCGGACGCCGCGCTGAGCGTCCTGGGCCGGCCCCGCCCCGCCCGCCTCTTCGAGTTCGAGGAGGTCGCATGA
- a CDS encoding polyprenyl synthetase family protein, whose amino-acid sequence MLDQHGASGPRTPGTGTRGETVPTVPPAETAARRTAVDVTALLERGRTLATPVLKAAVDRLASPMDTVSAYHFGWIDAAGNPADGDGGKAVRPALAVLSAEVTGAAPETGIPGAVAVELVHNFSLLHDDLMDGDEQRRHRDTVWKVHGPAQAILVGDALFALANEVLLELGTVEAGRATRRLTTATRALIDGQAQDISYEHRDRVSVEECLEMEGNKTGALLACASSIGAVLGGADDRTADILEKYGYHLGLAFQAVDDLLGIWGDPVATGKQTWSDLRQRKKSLPVVAALAAGGPASEQLGEILAADAKSSDFENFSEAEFAARAALIEEAGGREWTAEEARRQHTIAIEVLDAIDMPDRVRAQFTALADFVVVRKR is encoded by the coding sequence ATGCTCGATCAGCACGGCGCGTCAGGCCCCCGCACCCCTGGTACCGGAACAAGAGGAGAGACTGTGCCCACTGTGCCCCCGGCCGAGACGGCCGCTCGGAGGACCGCGGTGGACGTGACCGCGCTCCTCGAGCGCGGCCGGACCCTGGCCACCCCGGTGCTGAAGGCGGCCGTGGACCGTCTGGCGTCCCCGATGGACACCGTTTCCGCCTATCACTTCGGTTGGATCGACGCGGCGGGCAACCCGGCCGACGGGGACGGCGGCAAGGCCGTGCGCCCCGCCCTGGCCGTCCTCTCGGCGGAGGTCACCGGCGCCGCGCCCGAGACCGGCATCCCCGGCGCGGTCGCCGTCGAGCTGGTCCACAACTTCTCGCTCCTGCACGACGACCTGATGGACGGCGACGAGCAGCGCCGCCACCGCGACACCGTCTGGAAGGTGCATGGTCCCGCCCAGGCCATCCTGGTCGGCGACGCCCTGTTCGCGCTGGCCAACGAGGTCCTGCTTGAGCTCGGCACCGTCGAGGCCGGTCGTGCCACCCGCCGCCTGACCACCGCCACCCGCGCCCTCATCGACGGCCAGGCGCAGGACATCTCCTACGAGCACCGCGACCGCGTCAGTGTCGAGGAGTGCCTGGAGATGGAGGGCAACAAGACCGGCGCCCTGCTCGCCTGCGCCAGCTCCATCGGCGCGGTGCTGGGCGGCGCGGACGACCGCACCGCCGACATCCTGGAGAAGTACGGCTACCACCTCGGCCTCGCCTTCCAGGCCGTCGACGACCTGCTCGGCATCTGGGGCGACCCGGTCGCCACCGGCAAGCAGACCTGGAGCGACCTGCGCCAGCGCAAGAAGTCCCTGCCCGTGGTGGCGGCGCTCGCGGCGGGCGGACCCGCCTCCGAGCAGCTCGGCGAGATCCTCGCCGCCGACGCCAAGAGCAGCGACTTCGAGAACTTCTCCGAGGCGGAGTTCGCAGCCCGCGCCGCCCTCATCGAGGAGGCCGGCGGCCGCGAGTGGACCGCCGAAGAGGCACGCCGTCAGCACACCATCGCCATCGAGGTCCTCGACGCCATCGACATGCCCGACCGGGTACGGGCGCAGTTCACGGCGCTCGCCGACTTCGTCGTCGTACGAAAGAGATGA
- the shc gene encoding squalene--hopene cyclase, whose product MTATTDGSTGALPPRVAAASETDIEIPVATGVQEAAVRAVQRATDHLLARQDAQGWWKGDLETNVTMDAEDLLLRQFLGIRDESTTRAAARFIRGEQREDGTWASFFGGPGELSTTIEAYVALRLDGDAPDDPHMATASAWIRAQGGIAAARVFTRIWLALFGWWKWEDLPELPPELIYFPKWAPLNIYDFGCWARQTIVPLTIVSAKRPVRPAPFALDELHIDAADPNPAKPLAPVASWDGAFQRLDKALHQLRKVAPRRLRRAAMNSAARWIIERQENDGCWGGIQPPAVYSVIALHLVGYDLEHPVMRAGLESLDRFAIWREDGSRMIEACQSPVWDTCLATIALADAGVPADHPQLVKAADWMLGEEIVRPGDWSVKRPQLQPGGWAFEFHNDNYPDIDDTAEVALALRRVRHHDPDRIEKAIGRGVRWNLGMQSKNGAWGAFDVDNTSPFPNRLPFCDFGEVIDPPSADVTAHVVEMLAVEGLSHDPRTRRGIDWLLAEQEPDGSWFGRWGVNYVYGTGSVVPALTAAGLPASHPAIRRAVDWLEKVQNDDGGWGEDLRSYKHAKEWSGRGASTASQTAWALMALLAAAERDSKAVERGIEWLASTQREDGSWDEPYFTGTGFPWDFSINYHLYRQVFPLTALGRYVHGEPFSRPEAA is encoded by the coding sequence ATGACAGCGACGACCGACGGAAGCACCGGGGCCCTGCCGCCCCGTGTTGCCGCGGCCAGCGAAACCGACATCGAGATCCCCGTGGCGACCGGGGTACAAGAAGCCGCCGTACGCGCAGTTCAACGTGCCACCGATCACCTGCTCGCAAGACAGGACGCCCAGGGCTGGTGGAAGGGCGACCTCGAGACCAACGTCACGATGGACGCCGAGGATCTGCTGCTCCGTCAGTTCCTGGGCATCCGCGACGAGTCCACCACGCGGGCCGCCGCCAGGTTCATCCGCGGTGAGCAGCGCGAGGACGGCACCTGGGCCTCCTTCTTCGGCGGTCCCGGCGAACTCTCCACCACCATCGAGGCGTACGTCGCCCTCCGCCTGGACGGTGACGCGCCGGACGACCCGCACATGGCGACCGCCTCCGCCTGGATCCGCGCGCAGGGCGGTATCGCCGCCGCCCGGGTGTTCACCCGGATCTGGCTCGCCCTGTTCGGGTGGTGGAAGTGGGAGGACCTGCCCGAACTCCCGCCGGAGCTCATCTACTTCCCCAAGTGGGCCCCCCTCAACATCTACGACTTCGGGTGCTGGGCGCGCCAGACCATCGTCCCGCTGACGATCGTCTCCGCGAAGCGGCCGGTCCGGCCCGCGCCCTTCGCGCTCGATGAGCTGCACATCGACGCGGCCGACCCGAACCCTGCCAAGCCCCTTGCGCCGGTGGCGAGTTGGGACGGCGCATTCCAGCGTCTGGACAAGGCGCTGCACCAGCTGCGCAAGGTCGCTCCGCGCAGACTCCGCAGAGCCGCGATGAACAGTGCGGCCCGCTGGATCATCGAGCGGCAGGAGAACGACGGCTGCTGGGGTGGCATCCAGCCGCCGGCCGTGTACTCGGTGATCGCGCTGCACCTGGTGGGCTACGACCTCGAACACCCGGTCATGCGGGCCGGGCTGGAGTCCCTGGACCGCTTCGCCATCTGGCGTGAGGACGGGTCCCGGATGATCGAGGCCTGCCAGTCGCCGGTGTGGGACACCTGCCTCGCCACCATCGCGCTCGCCGACGCGGGAGTGCCCGCCGACCATCCGCAGCTCGTCAAGGCGGCGGACTGGATGCTCGGCGAGGAGATCGTGCGGCCCGGCGACTGGTCGGTGAAGCGACCTCAACTGCAGCCGGGCGGCTGGGCGTTCGAGTTCCACAACGACAACTACCCCGACATCGACGACACCGCCGAGGTCGCCCTCGCCCTGCGCCGGGTCAGGCACCACGACCCCGATCGGATCGAGAAGGCCATCGGGCGCGGAGTGCGCTGGAACCTCGGGATGCAGTCGAAGAACGGCGCGTGGGGCGCGTTCGACGTGGACAACACCAGCCCGTTCCCCAACCGGCTGCCGTTCTGCGACTTCGGCGAGGTCATCGATCCGCCGTCCGCCGACGTCACCGCACATGTGGTGGAGATGCTGGCCGTCGAGGGGCTTTCGCACGACCCGCGCACCCGGCGGGGCATCGACTGGCTGCTCGCCGAACAGGAGCCGGACGGCTCGTGGTTCGGGCGCTGGGGCGTCAACTACGTCTACGGCACCGGCTCGGTGGTGCCCGCGCTGACGGCCGCCGGTCTGCCCGCCTCGCACCCGGCGATCCGGCGGGCCGTGGACTGGCTGGAGAAGGTGCAGAACGACGACGGGGGCTGGGGCGAGGACCTGCGCTCCTACAAACACGCCAAGGAGTGGAGCGGCCGCGGTGCCTCGACGGCCTCGCAGACCGCCTGGGCGCTGATGGCGCTGCTGGCCGCGGCGGAGAGGGACTCCAAGGCCGTCGAGCGGGGCATCGAGTGGCTCGCGAGCACCCAGCGCGAGGACGGCTCCTGGGACGAGCCCTACTTCACGGGCACCGGCTTCCCCTGGGACTTCTCCATCAACTACCACCTCTACCGGCAGGTCTTCCCGCTCACCGCACTGGGCCGCTACGTCCACGGAGAACCGTTCTCCCGGCCCGAGGCGGCCTGA
- a CDS encoding phosphorylase family protein: protein MSTEPATAPLLIACALGIEQLALRTGERGGADGPVIVLRTGMGPKAAERSVTRRLADPLLDGAAVLATGFCAGLAPGMHPGDLVVAEETRHPDGTVPCVETDLLVKELVRAVPGRTVHTGPLAGSDHVVRGHERSDLLATGAIAVDMESAATLLSAVRAGERPVAAVRVVVDAPQHELVRIGTVRGGISAFRVLRSVLPAFHEWHRSLLLPRR from the coding sequence ATGAGCACCGAGCCCGCCACCGCCCCGCTGCTGATCGCCTGCGCCCTCGGCATCGAACAGCTCGCCCTGCGCACGGGCGAGCGCGGCGGTGCCGACGGGCCGGTCATCGTGCTCCGCACGGGCATGGGGCCCAAGGCGGCGGAACGGTCCGTCACCCGCCGGCTGGCCGACCCCCTGCTCGACGGGGCCGCCGTACTGGCCACCGGCTTCTGCGCGGGGCTCGCTCCCGGGATGCACCCCGGCGATCTGGTGGTCGCCGAGGAAACCCGGCATCCGGACGGAACCGTTCCGTGTGTGGAGACCGACCTACTCGTCAAAGAGCTCGTACGGGCCGTACCGGGACGCACCGTGCATACCGGTCCGCTCGCCGGCTCCGATCACGTCGTCCGTGGTCACGAGCGGTCGGATCTGCTTGCGACCGGCGCGATCGCGGTCGACATGGAGTCCGCTGCCACGCTGCTGAGCGCGGTGCGCGCGGGCGAGCGCCCCGTTGCGGCCGTCCGGGTGGTCGTGGACGCTCCACAACATGAACTCGTCCGGATCGGCACGGTACGCGGTGGAATATCGGCCTTCCGTGTTCTTCGTTCCGTCCTTCCCGCTTTCCATGAATGGCACCGTTCCTTGCTGCTCCCCAGGAGGTGA
- the hpnH gene encoding adenosyl-hopene transferase HpnH, which yields MAMPLRQTIKVATYLAEQKLRKREKFPLIVELEPLFACNLACEGCGKIQHPAGVLKQRMPVAQAVGAVLESGAPMVSIAGGEPLMHPQIDEIVRQLVAKKKYVFLCTNAMLLRKKMDKFKPSPYFAFAVHIDGLRERHDESVAKEGVFDEAVAAIKEAKQRGFRVTTNSTFFNTDTPQTIIEVLNYLNDDLKVDEMMISPAYAYEKAPDQEHFLGVEQTRELFKKAFAGGNRKKWRLNHSPLFLDFLEGKVDFPCTAWAIPNYSLFGWQRPCYLMSDGYVPTYRELIEETDWDKYGRGKDPRCANCMAHCGYEPTAVLATMGSLKESLRAMRETVSGNRE from the coding sequence ATGGCCATGCCGCTGCGCCAGACCATCAAGGTCGCTACATACTTGGCCGAACAAAAGCTCCGCAAGCGGGAGAAGTTCCCGCTCATCGTGGAACTGGAACCCCTCTTCGCGTGCAACCTCGCATGCGAGGGCTGCGGCAAGATCCAGCACCCCGCCGGGGTGCTCAAACAGCGCATGCCGGTGGCCCAGGCCGTCGGGGCGGTCCTTGAGTCCGGTGCGCCGATGGTGTCCATCGCCGGCGGTGAGCCGCTGATGCACCCTCAGATCGACGAGATCGTGCGGCAGTTGGTGGCGAAGAAGAAGTACGTCTTCCTCTGCACCAACGCCATGCTGCTGCGCAAGAAGATGGACAAGTTCAAGCCCTCCCCGTACTTCGCCTTCGCCGTGCACATCGACGGGCTGCGTGAGCGGCACGACGAGTCCGTGGCGAAGGAGGGCGTCTTCGACGAGGCCGTGGCGGCGATCAAGGAGGCCAAGCAACGCGGCTTCCGGGTCACCACCAACTCGACCTTCTTCAACACCGACACCCCGCAGACCATCATCGAGGTGCTCAACTACCTCAACGACGACCTCAAGGTCGACGAGATGATGATCTCCCCCGCCTACGCCTACGAGAAGGCGCCCGACCAGGAGCACTTCCTGGGCGTGGAACAGACCAGGGAGCTGTTCAAGAAGGCCTTCGCCGGCGGCAACCGCAAGAAGTGGCGGCTCAACCACTCCCCGCTCTTCCTGGACTTCCTGGAGGGCAAGGTCGACTTCCCGTGCACGGCCTGGGCGATCCCCAACTACTCCCTGTTCGGCTGGCAGCGCCCCTGCTACCTGATGAGCGACGGGTACGTGCCGACGTACCGCGAACTCATCGAGGAGACCGACTGGGACAAGTACGGCCGCGGCAAGGACCCGCGCTGCGCCAACTGCATGGCGCACTGCGGCTACGAACCGACCGCCGTCCTCGCCACCATGGGCTCCCTGAAGGAGTCCCTGCGGGCCATGCGCGAGACCGTCAGCGGAAACCGCGAGTAG